Sequence from the Lepidochelys kempii isolate rLepKem1 chromosome 7, rLepKem1.hap2, whole genome shotgun sequence genome:
CCTTCGCCTGGCCAGGCCAAACAAAGCCCAGCTCGttcagtctcctttcataagatcaGCTCTCCAGTCCCCTCAGCAGCCTaggagcccttctctgcacctgggcCAGTTTGGATTCATCTTCCTTGAAGCGGGGTGACCATATTTATACATCCAGGACTCCCCGGACATCAAGCCAGAGGTCATGGTCCAGGAAGAACTCTGGAGGGGTATATTTACATTGCAAtttaaaacctgcagctggcctgtgccagctgacgagggctcaggttaaggggctgtttaattgtggtgcagtTGTCCAGCTCAGACTGCAGCCCGagttctgggaccttcccacctcgtagggtcctagagcctgggctccagcccaaatatctacatcacagttaaacagccccttagcccaagcccggTGAGCAGAAGTCAGCTGGCATGGTTAGTCTTAGCAGCTCAGCTTCAGCCAGTCCCACCCACAGCCCGTCAGCAGAAACAACAAGCACCTCCTAGCACCTGAAACACTGCCATCTCTTCCTGCTCCATACGTGGTCTAACCACTAGAGGGAGGCAATGAGCCAAAGGACTTTAGCCAGAGTGCTGCTGTGTTACATGGGGTGAACAGACTGGGGTTTGTATCGACACATGCCAGCTCTGTGATTTGCAATCAATTAAAACAACACAATCACCTCCTCcaattttactcctgggggagttcggtgccaaaaaaataaaaattctgaaaaatgcagcaaattttatttatcaaaacaacactatataatcatgccagtttcaattgctttggtaatttatttcaaaatacctgtcagcaagtatgtctgtaaacAATACAGTGACACACAaacattcccccaggagtagagttaaagaaacccccatgacaacccagttcctgcttctctgcTCCCCCCGCAAAACCCAGCCatggccccccagcccagacactcacatcCCTTTTCCCCGCAGAGGCCAGCTGCggttccccaccccccctccaattcagaaggagaaacagcctgatgttGGGTCCTGAGCTTGCAAGAAGTTTCCTGTGCACTgccgcctccttccttcagggcctgCTGGGAACTGCGGCTGCTGGAAACTCTCCAgttgcctccccctcccctttattCTATTTgccagctgggctctgccaggtccagcgGCCCCTAGTGGCGGACAAAATCTCTGCATCCCATTtctgggggggggaaaggaaattctgcatgctcaatattaatttctgcaaaattctgcactgcgcagtggtgcagaattctcccagaaGTATCCAATGGGAATTGTACCAGCGACCACTGGGGCTAAAAGTTGCAACAGGGGATCTAAAATGGGAACTTTGGCATCAAATACCAatgctcctgctccacccccttcctccaCACCTGTAAAGTATGGCTGTGTGGGTAGGAGCTCCCGATCATGCTTCAAACATATTCAGGATGCAACTGAACACTGTAGCTTAGCCTTGTGCTAGTTGCAGACACCTTCTTAAGTGCTGACCTAGGCCCATGATATCAGAGCATCTCATGCTCGCTAACATGCAACTTGATGGCCTTTTTCCTGTTTGTCTGGAATGCGATAACTTGAGAATGACACATCAGCTCAGTTCCAGGCATTCCACACAAGTCCCCGAAGACCCAACCATTGGTAATGGCCAGGTTGGCTTTGGCTCAGTGCTGATAGAGGACTATAATATCATGTATGGTATGGGGGAAGTGAATAGgcagtgctatttactcctttacAGAACACTACAACTGGGGTcaccaatgacattaataggcagtaggtttaaaacaaaggaaagtacttctttacacaatggatagtcaaccagtggaactcattgccaggggattttgagaagaccaaaactataactgagttcaaaagagtattagataagttcatggaagatagccattggtggacctattagccaagatggtcagggatgcaaccccatggtctgAGGGTCCTTAAACCTCCAaccaccagaagctgggacttgataattgccctgctctgttcctgccctctgaagcatttggcactgtccactgtcaaagaaagaatactgggctagatgggcaaCTGGTGTGATCCAGCATGACTGATGTTCTTATGAAGTGTAAGCATAGAGGTGGATGTTCCTGCTACTCCATGTGAAATCAGACTTGCCCCATCTGTTGATTAAAATTCTGGTATCCTTCTCAAGGCTACTCACCAGCTCAAACTTTATAGATTGGAGGGCAGAAGATATGGGTACAGGGCATTGTGGGAATGCTAGTGGAGGACTATTCAGATTTGATACCTGGTGCCTGCCCCTCCAACACATCCACATTGAAGAGTGGGGCAGGTATAGGGTAGGCCTCAGCTGACCCAAGCACGTACCCATATCCCTCAGGTGAGCTAGTTTGCTCAACATCTACTTGCCCCGAGCATGCACTTCAGGGGTTTGAGTGTGGACAACAGGTGGGTTTGGGCACAACTTCAATTCGGACACAGGTAGAGTTAGCAGCATATACGTACGTGACCTTCCCATGGGCTGGAATCCAAGCTCTGCATATCCAACCCACGTGGTATTTCCCTTAGATAAATCCAGTGGCAGAATGAAACTGAAAGCTGACAAGAGGGTGTGGAAAGCACAGTCAGGAAAGCCAAGGACCTCCGATTCCGACCTCCAGATGCAAGAGACATCTGTCATCCCTGTAAGTACTGGAGGGTCTAAAGCAAGGTACTGCAAGAGGGTCTAAAGCAAGCAAGTGATACAgctccaggggtgggggggagttaacACAGGATGGCCAATCCTGGGAACTGTTTGTCCAGCAGCTCTGGGGCAGTTCTATCTGTTCTAGttctatttttttctcctgtaGCAGCTGTGCTTGAGCACCTGTTTCGGCTCAGGGGTGCTGGACCTGCCAGGGTGCCAGGGTGATACAAAGCAAACAGCCATGGGAAAGTGGCAGCAGCCCCGAGCTTGGCTCATGCATCTCAGGAAGATTGCACAGTGCAGGGAGGCCAGGCTTACACCCAGGGTTAGAGTTGCTGGACTGTCTCGCCCTCACCAGCAGCAAAGGGACACAGGACTGGAAAGGATGAGTGTCTGAGCATGCACACGCAATGTGGGCTTCTTGTGGCATGCAGGGCTCAGACTGGGATTGCACGCAGCGATGTAGTGCATTGTCACCTCTCTCCACTTGCTGTCTTGTTCGCCAAAATCTTGTCTTTCATAAAAAAGGAAGTCGCCTGGTGTCCTGGTTGAGAAACAAACCTAAATATATATGGACTGAGTGTAACTGACGCAGCGACACCTGCTTGAATCTGCGGAGAGTCTGAGCCAATTGCTCTGAGAGGGGGGAATTGAGTGTAGCTAGGAGTGTATGGGCTGAATGCTGGCACTGCTGAGTGACATCTCGTCTGCCACTGGTCAGGTTTGGGAACATGGAGTCGCTTTGTCTTTAAGTCCAATCAGCCTGGCTATGGGATTTCACACGGTGGCCCCATCCAGGGGTCTTCATTGGAATTAAGCCAGGGATGAGGCCTGGCAAGTCAGAAAGGAGGTGGCATGAAATAGGAGTATGCACAAGGGATCATCCTTTTATTAGCCTCTAAACTCCAGGGCTGCTCAACTCCAGCCAGTTCCatgtcagggctcctgggttctatttggCTTCCGGGAGGGAGTGTGAGTTTCATGGCTAGAGCAAACCATGgcatcaggacacctgggttctactctTCGTCTCACagaggggagtggtgtctagtgcTTAGAGTGGGGGACAGTGTCAGagctcctggattctattcctagctctggaTGGGGAGTGGGGTTTAGTACGTTGGGGAGGTGGGAGGAACTGAGAGTCAGAATTGCTGGGTTCCATCCCCTTCTTGTGGGCCAGAGCATGGGAGACTGGGGAACCATGACTGCTGGGTTCAATGCCCAGCTCTGCaactgtttcccttttctgaccACAAATCCCCAAACAGCAGAATCTTAAAGCATATTCCCCTGGGGATCTGAGATGCACCGTCTCAGAGCTGAGTTTGCCCTTTTCTATGggtcttctcccttcccctccaagtCAGCAGCAATAGCTGGGCTAGCTGCTCTTTCCATGGCAGGGCTGCGGTCACCTGATCCCTCCCCCAGACTGTCCTGCCCATGTGCCCTGCAGCGTGAACTCTAGCGAGTAACGGGGCTGTCTGTGGCTCTGACACCCATCTGCAACCTCTTACGCTCATTAAAGAGGAGCGCTCCTCTCTcggccccctgccccacaaggCAGGCTGAGGATCCAGGACCCCGCCACCAGGCCAAGACGATCATGCCTCTTTCCTCTGTAAGTACTGGCTGCAAAAAGAGCCCCAAGAACCGTCAGTCAAACCTTTTAGCTCAGCTGATCTCTGCAGCTGTTTGTCTGTCCCAGCTGGGTCATGCCTGTCCTAGTATCACTCTCTCATTTGTGGGGTGGGTTCAACGGGGGCAGGGCGTCTGATTACTGGGTCCCCCATGAAGGTCAGCTCTTGGCATGTGTCCTTGAGTTAAATATAGTCTTGGCTAGGCTGGCTGGCAGGAAGAGGAGGTCCTGTTACATTGCATCTGGACTCATTTCCTCTCAATGGAGTGAAATCAGGGAATATCACCCTTCCTCAATTACAGTGCCGCACTCTACCCTCACAAACCAGCTGCAGAGCAAGAGGGATTTGGTTGCTTAGTTGCCAGTCATTCAGACCGCTTGATCTGCGGGAATCTCTTAAATTCTGGGCTGATTTGCTCAACACTGTTACAACAGATAGCAGGCGTATCCTGCAGTGGGTGGTATGAGGCAGACAGACCTTGGGAGCTCATCTGGTGTTGGCTGGAAAATGTTGTGGTTTCTTTTTCCGTCATAGAAAGTTTTTGATGAAATATCAagcttttttaaatcaaaactggctGAAAATTGAATATTTTTGGGCAGAAACTATGTATTTTTAGCCAAACACTGAATAATTTTGGCCAGAAAACGAACAGTTttgaatagggtgaccatatgtcccgtttTGACCGGGACAGTcctttttttaagccctgtcccggcttaaaagttggcaagagcaaacgggacaaatgcgcagttttgccaaaaaagtggggtgtgacCCCCAAGTAGGGTGTGGAGGAACgtgaggggtggaggggggagcaaGTGGCACAGTCAGCCCTGCATGGGAGAGAGGGCTCAGAGGAGCAGCGCGGGCTGAGCCAACTGCGCACGGGCGGGCAGCAGAGGGGGCTCAGGCCAGTCCCGCACGtgcgggggagaggaggggctcGGGCCGGCCCCATGTAGTGTCCCATTTTCCccttgggaaaatatggtcaccctagttatgAATCAAAATTGCCAGAAACTGATTTTTGGCCTCAAACTGACAAAATATGAATATGTAAATCATATATTTTCAGTCAGAAACTACCAAAAGTTGaatatttttggctgaaaactgcaTATTTTTGGCCAAACCAGAgattttttcagccaaaactgatGAAACcaaaacagtttcactttttcacagaaataaaatcactttttggtCTTTTGTaggaaatatgatttttaaaaatgaaaacttgaaGATGAACATttctttccatgaacatttttgttatgtcaaaaccccaattttcctttgaaaaaaacGTTTTGATGGAAAATATATCCCTGGCTCCTATTCCGAGTGGTGAAGGAAAATCCCAATTTTTGAGCCAATCTCATAATATCTCTTGCAGCTGCACTCCTGAGTTTGAACATGCAGGGTTGTGGCAATACTGtaacatttctgttttaaaatacatttatatgATTTCTGGCTATTTCCCCTTGCAACACCCTAAACATTTCCTCTCTGTGATGGGGTTCCTGGGGTATAGCCTGGCctgtgggactgctgagccctctgtccctcCAACCTGGGGTATCCTCACACACTGTGATGCTGTATCAAGTTACAAATCTCTGGCAGGTACTGCACCTATACAGCCATCCACAGACAGAGACACATCCAAcagagttacatgaatgcttctcccgGCCACTCATGTACCCTCAATAGGGAGGTTCCAGCCAATTCccaccagctccccagccttgtaCCCCAGAATTgtaccgtcctgccctggtcagaagcctgaccagtataaattcattacccagtccacccaccccactcccataATAGCAGaatagcctttgtaaactgagctgagatttcccaagcacttcaaccaaaacacagtTTTAGGTAAAATAGAAAACATATTTGTTAACTATAGAAAGATCAATTTTAAGTGCTTATAAGTAGCaagcatagagatcaaagttggttccctaagaaataaaataaattcacagTCTAAGAtctataaactaaacaggatttgaatcaagcagtgtctcaccctgatagaTGGTACAAACATGTCACAGAGCATCAATACAAAGGCTGGAACTCTCCgccagcctgggaccaccctccccagttcaaagtctttgtccccCAGACCTTTCTTCCAGATGGTGAATTGGGGGGTGAGTGAGGCCAAGCCActatgtcacttcccctctttagagtttcttccagcttgctggaaagatctatgGTTGTGACATGGGTGTCCGCCCCCATTGGTCAAGCATTCTCCATCCTCTACGTGTTCTCTCTGAGAAATCTCCATTGTATACAGCTCCTGGGATAGTGGATtctctttaatgggccatcagcacatCTGGCtattccattgttgtacctgaaaggctggttgggggtattcccaacctcacaacacaacacacatagcaaaacttcataactgcACATACAAGGAtaacacatacaatccaacaggatagtaatgttcaacagatcaagacctTTAacatgatacctcacaagacatactttgtgcaaaacatatcaATTATATGACAGGGGTGAGTATGGGGATCACAGGGTGTGGCTTTGAGGTTCAGAGTGCCACGGTCTCCTTCCTTGATGATACTTATGGCAATGAATCTGCCTCACGTCTGGTCTACTTTTAGCTTGTCTTTTCCAGCAATGAGCTAAACAGGTTCCCCAGGAACCACAACAATCTGGTGTCCATTCATGCTACTTAGATGCGATGCAAACACTTACGTTTCTTTTATCAGTTTCTGAGGATCTACATAGGTGACACATTTGAATTAGTCAAGGGGAAACTGAAATCctaatttctttaaaatacagaaacTCTGAGAAAATAAGCCATTCTGCTTCTGAAGCTCAACGAAAATGCCACTTAAAGGGGTAAGTACTAACTGAAATGGTTTGTATACCAGAATAACTTGCATTGGGCTTGTcctttattcatagattcatagaaccatagattccaagaccagaagggaccattattctatgattatgataatctagtctgacctcctgtctaacaaAGGCCAGCAAACTCccccaaaattattcctagagcagagcttttagaaaaaacatccaatcttgaattCAGAATTGTCagtcatggagaatccaccatgaccctaggtaagttgttccaatacttaattactctcactgttaagaAGGAACATTTCGACTTCGACAAATTGCCATTTGCTGATGGAAAAAcattgcatagaatcatagaatcatggaactggaagggacctcgagggtccagtcccctgcattcaagacaggactaagtattatctataccatccctgacaggtgtttgtccaacctgctcttaaaaatccccaatgatggagttttcacaacctccctaggcaatttattccaggaagtttttagtttttagttaggaagtttttcctaatgtccaacctaaaccactcttgctgcaatttaagcacgtttcttcttgtcctatcctcagaggttaagaagaacaatttttctccctccaccttgtaacaaccttttatgtacttgaaaactgttatcatgtccccactcagtcttctcttctccagactaaacaaacccaatatttccaatcttcccttataggtcatgttttctagagctttaataatttttgtcgctcttctctggtctttctccaatttatccacatctttcctgaaatgtggtacccaggactggacacaatactccagaagaggcctaatcagcacagagtagagcggaagaattacttcttgtgtcttgcttacaatactcctgctaatacatcccagaatgatgtttgtgctttttttgcaacaatgttacactgttgactcatatttaaaactgatttttttggccCCAAACTGACAAAATCTGAATATTTAAATCACATATTTTCAGTCAAAAACTACCAAAAGTTGaatatttttggctgaaaactgcatatttttggccaaaatagagatttttttcagacaaaactgatgaaaccaaaacagttttaccttttcactgaaataaaatcactttttggtCTTTTGTaggaaatatgattttaaaaaatgaaaacggatcttttccatgaacattttttgTTATGTCAATACCCcaattttccttttgaaaaaaatgttctgaTAGAAAATTTCCCCCTGGCTCTTATTCTCAGCGGCAAAGGAAAATCCCGACCAAGCTCCCAACCCCTGCATAACCAGAAGAGGGTACAACCTCAGGTCTGCCCTGAGATTCCAGGCCCAGCATGCCATAGACCTTAGTGATGCATGAACAAATAGCCCatctggagaccctgccccaggtGCCTCCTAGTGGTAGGGAGAAGTGCCCCTCATAACCCACATGCTTGAGCCAAATTGCTTCTCCAGCTTCTCTTAGACACCCAGCCTCTGAACCACTCACCCTTCTGCCCATTTTAGTGGCTAACCCCTCTCTCTGGTTAATTGCACCATCTTCATTGTACATTACACACCTCCCCCGTATCTGTTCCAGAATCTGTTACAGCTGCAATCTGGACCAGCTGGGTTCCTTAGCTCCAGGGGCAGAAGCTGGTGCTTTGGGCTCTGGTGTTTACCAGGTCAATCCCCTCTAGCAGTTGGATCAGCCACCCTGCTATGTTCTCAAAGTCTCTGCGGTGAGGGATTCCGTGGCGgagaggtaggtaggtaggtttgctcctccccctcccactagTCATGCTGATTTTGCTCCAACAGGAGGAACCGAAGCCTGGGGACCTGATTGAGATTTCCCGCTTTGGATACTGGCACTGGGCCCTCTACGTGGGCTACGGACATGTCATCCACTTAGCGCCCCCCAGTAAGCACCCTGCCTGGCtctgtcagtgtgtgtgtttgtcggTGGGGAAAGAGTGAATAGAGGGTGCTGATATAAGGCTatgcccagggccagggccaggttgTTGGTAttggggattgaacctgggacctctaggTCTAAGATCATTAAGCCATCAGGGCTTGAGCTCATATAGATGGTATATTGCTTTAATATCCTCTTTCTTGTATGTTACACTTTGTTCCCACTGCTAAGACTAAACACTACTTTGGTGTAAGTCAGTGTCTGGTCACTGCGCACACCACAGGTCATAGGGGcccaaagggaagaactgcaggtgcCAAACCCAGTTGGACCTGCAGAGTAGGCAGGGCTGATCAACAGGATGCCATAGCCCAGGGCTCTGTTTAAGAGTAGGAGAATCATATATGACTCCACCCCCAGAGAGGTAAAGGCACGAGGCCTGACACCTGAGAGGGTACACTGGGGACAAAGGTACAGCCAGCCCTGTAGCTGGGACACGTGCCCTGCTTGGCTTGGTCTAAGACACATCccaagtgatggagactccagGGAGGGATGGAAATCTCAAAGTCCATCCAGATCTGTTAGCACACGGTCCATGTGTCTGTCCTGGATCCCCAGGTGAGTTTGCCGaaactggattctccagtctGATGTCCGTGGTGGCTGATAAAGCCATGGTGAGAAAGGAACCCCTCTGGGCGGTGGTGAAAGGCGATGACTACCGGGTCAACAACAAGCATGACGGGAAGCTGCCCCGGCGGACTGTGGACCAGATTATCCAGGAGGCAGAGTCTCTGGTGGGGAAGACGATGCCATACAGTGTCACCAGCAAGAACTGCGAGCACTTCGTCACCAAGCTGCGCTATGGTGTGGCCAGGAGTGACCAGGTGGGGGGCGGAGTgggcccagctgtgtgtgtgtgtttgtgtacgtgtgtacacacacatgccATGTGAAGCCCTGCTATGTGTGCACCTGTAACCCACacgcctcctgggtgtggtgttctgtcctatctagtgccactgagaccacttagagattaatgagtctgctctccagccttagctaagggccagttggattttagctcatgcagtagaggctcatgcactaagctccagaggtcccaggtttgagcTCACCTACCAGGGGTCTGTCGGTGTTGCACACAGACCCCGTCCGAGATAGGGGCCCTGTCGTGCTGGGCTTTGTACagacacacagcaagagacaatccctgtcctGATGAGTTTACAATCCAGCTAGACAAAGGATGGGAAGGGAGgcccagagcagggaagggacttgcccagggccAGGAGTAGAGCCTGGAATAGAACAAAGGGGACCAGAGTTAAGCTGCCTCCAGTGAACTGTGGAGGCCGGATGCTCTAAAATGGACTTTAACTCAGCGTGGTTCTTGTGCCATTTATTGCTGTGTTTAAAACCCCCTGGGTGATCCGGGGCCTCCTGACCAGGTTTTGTCTGTGCTTTGCAGGTCCGAGATGCCATGGTTGCAGGGGCAGTGGGGATCGTGGGCGTAGGAGCCCTTGTAGCGGTTGCTACATTCATTGGCACATTGCTCTCTGACAACAAGCAGGAGGATGAATAATGCAAACATCGGCCTGGGCCAAAGACCCGAGcaaggtcaatgggagctgatctTTACTGGAGCTGGTTTAGCTTCTCACCTGCTTTCTCCTTTGGCATCACTGCCCTTGGGagtttgttctaatggttaatcacTTGCATTGTGAAACACTGGTGCCTTATTTCTAACTGGAatgtgtctggctttaacttccagccactgggtcttctcctgcctttctctgctaggttaaAGAGCCCATTAGTACCCAGGATTTTCTCCCcgtgaaggtacttatacatgtaacccttctgcccgtcagagttggcagcaacaagggccgggttcaatatctaggggatccattcgaataacacaatgcaaaccggctcgagcccccacccagtgacctgggacaaatatataccacccccgctgggcgcctccaagaggcaatacttcccctctcgcaagcacatagtctgagtgtagcaaaagctttttaataacagagagaaacaatgtggcattatgttggggaaacaccaccaaccggattcataacacaacccatgagcaaaaacaaccccaccccaagcaaattggggtatgcccttttccctttggttcttgagtccagcaaccccaaatcacccaaagtcccaaaagtccaatgccccaaaagtctctgtccctggtcagggcagccccagagttcgaaagtttatctgtggagctttacctcccaacctgggtggaaatgggacgggggtaagaggcaccttacgtgatctgaagctgaccgccccatagcagcgctccgctccgccagccgccccacgaactccttcactcagctgtgctccgctctgccagccgccccacgaactccttcgctcagctgctctccgctctgccagccgccccacaaactccttcactcagctccacggcccacaagcagctcctgccatccacaaactgctccgcgtcaaactgcttcaccaaCCATcccgcaaggcactccagccgtcccgcaaactgctccacaatatatcttcaggctcccccactacttaacacaacattcagtgatttcagctcttaggtgaattcagcttgtagcaggggagccccagtgctggtgcactgtcagcccaaaatgagctcagcagcctataactagacttctaatgaaatcaaaattagctctgatattccacagtggagagaggaggaagtgcaattagcatgtaaggccctcaccaaggggcccatgccaccaagtattaatacttgtccccagcctctctctctattcacacagttttggaacccatgacccttgcctagcgagtgctacttagttgatggtgaatccctccatcataacaaaaggccacatacagttccaagcacagttcccataatcagggtaataacaatttattctttctgccccaataacagagacactggggatcccacagcagccaaagtgaccatttgggcagctatggtctcattctaggcgtggtgggtgtgcccatgcaaatgagatcggcccctgaagttcttttccacaacttgccacacctcaccaccagatgtcagggtggagctcatcctgacactgcttacatccaaagtaatcaagtcacctctcaactGAAGCTAAACTGATTGAACTCTTTAAAGCTCTCCCTGGCaggcattttttccagccctcaaatcatttttgtggctcttctctgcaccctctccaatttagcaacatGAATGTTACAGCAACTAGTGTTTTCGGACAGCTGGGACATTCTTGGTGAGTGTGTGTATAAATCTAGCCAGCGAGATTCTGCAGCAGATCTACAAGCTTGCATCAGCATTAACATATTGTATGGGTCACGCTGAACCACATGTtgttaaagaaataaaagcattGCTCACATGCCTGACACTTGGGTACAACCGCTCTCTGAAGGCGTTAGACACAAATGTGTTTAGCAAACACTCCCAAGGCCTATTCTACACTCAGGAGAAGCCCCAGATCAGCAATATTGTCTTGTGATATTTGTTGCttttcttcaagccccagctcctggagtcatgtgagttTGAGGGAATCTCAGCTTACAAAAGGTTTCTAGACCTCCCTTGTGTAGAGAAGGGCTTGAACCACGAACACCATGGCACCAGATGGCAAACACAAAGAACCCCAATAGTTGTACTTGTTAAAAATAATTCACACCTCTCCTGATCTTGGGTGAGGGGAGCTGACTCCATGGTTTTGACTGTGATGatttggggctggcaatactagaactcccatcagcataattactgcAAACTCCAGTTAGTTCCCTGATTGCTCAGTCAGGGCCCTTCCTGCGCATGCTCCTGAGCTCTGTCATACTGAGGGGAGGCCCCAGCCGGGGCCCCAATCAAGCAAATTCTTTAAGTgcatgtgtaactttaagcatccAAGAAGTACCATTAACTAGCTGGACATGGATCAGACCCACTGC
This genomic interval carries:
- the LOC140914315 gene encoding phospholipase A and acyltransferase 2-like isoform X3 codes for the protein MPLKGNLLQLQSGPAGFLSSRGRSWCFGLWCLPGQSPLAVGSATLLCSQSLCGEGFRGGEVGEFAETGFSSLMSVVADKAMVRKEPLWAVVKGDDYRVNNKHDGKLPRRTVDQIIQEAESLVRDAMVAGAVGIVGVGALVAVATFIGTLLSDNKQEDE
- the LOC140914315 gene encoding phospholipase A and acyltransferase 3-like isoform X1; this translates as MPLKGNLLQLQSGPAGFLSSRGRSWCFGLWCLPGQSPLAVGSATLLCSQSLCGEGFRGGEVGEFAETGFSSLMSVVADKAMVRKEPLWAVVKGDDYRVNNKHDGKLPRRTVDQIIQEAESLVGKTMPYSVTSKNCEHFVTKLRYGVARSDQVRDAMVAGAVGIVGVGALVAVATFIGTLLSDNKQEDE
- the LOC140914315 gene encoding phospholipase A and acyltransferase 2-like isoform X2; this encodes MPLKGEEPKPGDLIEISRFGYWHWALYVGYGHVIHLAPPSEFAETGFSSLMSVVADKAMVRKEPLWAVVKGDDYRVNNKHDGKLPRRTVDQIIQEAESLVGKTMPYSVTSKNCEHFVTKLRYGVARSDQVRDAMVAGAVGIVGVGALVAVATFIGTLLSDNKQEDE